In Nitrospirota bacterium, a single window of DNA contains:
- the lptG gene encoding LPS export ABC transporter permease LptG, producing MPILFRYLLREYGKIFTMCFSGLMTIYLVIDFFEKVRRFLRYDANWIDVLTYFLLKAPAISFQIAPLAILMATLLTFGLLSRGHEITAMRSCGISLPWITAPFIIFAAGISLVLLLFSSTVIPLAASKSEEIRTTRIEKKSPAAAVKLQQPWTRVGADSLMHVTSVSVDGERLGGVRLFQFDRHFQLIGITEAEEARYSNSSWALYQGQHRLFPPDGAVSATPFDRQAIALTLIPDDFTTWLAGDSEAMTFHDIRAYTRRRHQQDSQSARLKTDYYSRIAFPFVTVIMVLVGIALSLRRSGTRGGSMAMGIGQALAVGFCYWTTHSIAIALGRGGVLTPLIAGWMANMLFLSFGLYLMLKVRY from the coding sequence ATGCCTATTCTCTTTCGTTATCTCCTTCGCGAATACGGCAAGATCTTCACAATGTGTTTCAGCGGGTTGATGACCATCTATCTCGTCATCGATTTCTTCGAGAAGGTGCGCCGATTTTTGCGTTACGATGCCAACTGGATCGACGTCCTGACCTATTTCCTGCTGAAGGCGCCCGCAATTTCCTTCCAAATTGCGCCGCTGGCGATTCTCATGGCCACCCTCCTCACATTTGGCCTGCTCTCCCGCGGCCACGAAATTACGGCGATGCGCAGTTGCGGTATCAGTTTGCCCTGGATCACCGCCCCCTTCATTATTTTTGCCGCAGGGATTTCTCTCGTGCTCTTACTCTTCAGCTCCACCGTCATCCCGTTAGCCGCGAGCAAGTCCGAAGAGATTCGAACCACGCGCATCGAGAAAAAGTCTCCTGCTGCGGCTGTCAAACTCCAGCAGCCCTGGACAAGAGTGGGAGCGGACAGCCTCATGCATGTGACGAGCGTCTCCGTCGACGGAGAGCGCTTGGGCGGCGTGCGCCTCTTTCAATTCGATCGTCACTTCCAACTGATCGGCATCACTGAAGCCGAGGAAGCCCGCTACAGTAACTCCAGTTGGGCCCTGTACCAGGGGCAACACCGACTCTTTCCCCCCGATGGAGCCGTGTCGGCGACCCCATTCGATCGGCAAGCCATCGCGTTGACCCTCATTCCAGACGACTTCACCACATGGCTCGCCGGCGATTCCGAAGCGATGACGTTCCATGACATTCGGGCCTATACCAGACGCCGGCATCAGCAGGACTCCCAGTCAGCACGGCTCAAGACCGACTATTACAGTCGAATCGCCTTCCCGTTCGTCACCGTGATCATGGTGCTGGTCGGCATTGCGCTGAGTCTGCGCCGAAGCGGGACGCGAGGGGGCAGCATGGCAATGGGAATTGGGCAGGCGCTTGCCGTCGGTTTTTGTTATTGGACGACACACTCGATCGCGATCGCACTCGGCCGCGGCGGGGTCTTGACGCCGCTGATCGCCGGATGGATGGCGAATATGCTCTTTTTGAGTTTTGGCCTCTACTTGATGCTCAAAGTCCGGTATTAA
- a CDS encoding acyl carrier protein — MATDPTVSLKIRTSLGEYLKRDPATILITQHLRDDLGLDSMAVIELLYRIEEAFDLQIPDQDLVGLTTVGHVVTYVEQRLGKSASPTAAKKPAKPAKIPKPKSKKKS; from the coding sequence ATGGCAACCGACCCCACTGTATCGCTGAAGATCCGCACCTCCTTGGGTGAATACCTGAAACGCGATCCAGCCACGATCCTCATCACCCAACATCTGCGTGACGATTTAGGTCTCGACTCGATGGCCGTGATCGAACTGCTCTACCGTATCGAGGAGGCCTTCGATCTCCAGATTCCTGACCAAGATCTGGTGGGACTGACGACCGTGGGCCATGTCGTCACCTACGTTGAACAGCGGTTAGGAAAATCGGCCTCGCCCACCGCGGCCAAGAAGCCGGCAAAACCAGCGAAGATCCCTAAGCCGAAGAGCAAAAAGAAATCGTAA
- the lptF gene encoding LPS export ABC transporter permease LptF: MFLRTLLDRYIFTELLSPFSLSLGALCFVMLTRELLRLVELLVSKGVGIVAVLQVFAHLMPSFLVLTLPIAGIIASITAFGRLSFDKELVAMQAAGLSLMRLARPVILFALLVFGLTLWLAQWGQPWSSTNLKKVALNLLRDQLVLALERGTFNEPIPNMTIYVPDGDPKQTTTGIFVSDERNPDNPRIIVAQQYEVLIDSASNQVALRLQEGVIHSRPDQADQYEQVAFTSYDLKLSLNQSGYSSTEERPSYEAIVAQLSQSQWRDPTALRRLMEYYKDLAFPTASLVFCLLGVPVGIVSKRSGSMGGFAVGVVVVVVYYMLNVACEFLVTTAVLQPFAGAWLPNGIFALTTVVWFYIMSRR; this comes from the coding sequence ATGTTTCTACGAACGCTGCTAGATCGTTACATCTTCACCGAACTCCTGTCCCCGTTTAGCTTAAGCCTCGGAGCCCTGTGCTTTGTAATGCTCACGCGGGAACTCCTGCGCCTCGTGGAACTGCTGGTCTCCAAAGGCGTTGGAATCGTGGCGGTGCTGCAAGTCTTCGCCCATCTGATGCCGTCGTTCCTCGTGTTGACCCTCCCGATCGCCGGGATTATCGCCTCGATCACCGCGTTCGGACGACTCTCCTTCGATAAGGAATTGGTAGCAATGCAGGCAGCAGGCCTGAGCCTCATGCGATTGGCTCGCCCCGTCATACTCTTTGCCCTGCTCGTGTTCGGATTGACCTTGTGGCTGGCGCAGTGGGGGCAACCCTGGAGTTCCACCAATCTCAAAAAGGTGGCGCTGAATCTCCTTCGAGATCAATTGGTGCTCGCGTTGGAGCGGGGAACCTTTAACGAGCCCATCCCCAACATGACGATCTATGTCCCGGATGGGGATCCCAAACAGACCACGACCGGCATCTTCGTCTCCGATGAGCGCAATCCAGACAATCCCCGCATTATCGTGGCGCAACAGTATGAGGTCTTGATCGACAGCGCCAGCAATCAGGTTGCCTTACGCCTGCAAGAGGGCGTAATTCACAGCAGACCGGATCAAGCCGATCAATACGAGCAGGTGGCCTTCACAAGTTATGACTTGAAGCTCTCATTGAATCAAAGCGGCTACTCCTCGACGGAGGAACGTCCGTCGTACGAGGCCATTGTCGCCCAACTCTCGCAATCTCAATGGCGCGACCCCACCGCGCTCCGACGATTGATGGAATATTATAAAGACCTGGCCTTTCCCACCGCCTCACTGGTGTTTTGCCTGCTGGGCGTTCCGGTCGGCATCGTCTCGAAACGATCAGGAAGCATGGGGGGCTTTGCGGTCGGCGTGGTCGTGGTCGTCGTCTACTACATGCTGAACGTCGCCTGCGAATTCCTGGTCACGACAGCAGTACTGCAACCCTTTGCCGGAGCCTGGCTCCCGAACGGCATCTTTGCGCTCACCACGGTCGTGTGGTTTTACATCATGAGTCGCCGGTAA
- a CDS encoding cold-shock protein: protein MKAKGTVKWFNDRKGFGFIRLESGDDVFVHYSALQGEGFKTLKEGENVEFEVVQGAKGPQASNVLKAAGAELS, encoded by the coding sequence GTGAAGGCAAAAGGCACGGTGAAGTGGTTCAACGATCGCAAAGGGTTTGGGTTCATTCGCTTGGAGAGTGGAGATGATGTCTTCGTGCATTATTCCGCCCTGCAAGGAGAAGGATTCAAGACGTTGAAAGAGGGAGAAAATGTTGAGTTCGAAGTGGTGCAAGGCGCAAAGGGGCCTCAGGCTTCGAATGTATTGAAGGCAGCCGGCGCCGAATTGTCATAA
- the lpxD gene encoding UDP-3-O-(3-hydroxymyristoyl)glucosamine N-acyltransferase: MATRPRPPITLTQIHHVVGGELVGSPQASITSLASFEEAGPNDLTFVTGDRMLKTGGPTAAGMLLSHRRLAEISNPHIVVANPTLAFAQVAHAFFCPVAPPRGIDPAVVRGIDTQVGPDVSIWPGVTLGDRVQIGARVRLYPGVFVGDDTTIGDDTLLYPNVVVREGCTIGARVIVHSGTVIGSDGFGYVQDQGRHYKIPQLGGVMIEDDVELGANVAVDRATLGQTVIKQGTKVDNLVQIAHNVTIGAHSILVSQVGIAGSTRVGHHVMIGGQAGVADHIVIGDQVMVAARAGVNRNLEPNQIVSGAPVMPHEVWVKAQAVIPRLPELRQAVRTLEEKMKQIEARGKAPRTSKPKPKKRTR, from the coding sequence ATGGCCACGCGCCCACGTCCCCCCATCACCTTGACACAGATCCACCACGTCGTCGGCGGAGAACTTGTGGGGTCGCCACAAGCCAGCATCACAAGCCTGGCCAGTTTTGAAGAGGCAGGCCCGAACGATCTGACTTTCGTTACAGGGGACCGGATGCTCAAGACTGGCGGGCCCACCGCTGCCGGAATGCTCCTCTCCCATCGGCGTCTGGCTGAGATCTCCAACCCTCATATCGTCGTCGCCAATCCGACATTGGCGTTTGCGCAGGTCGCCCACGCGTTCTTTTGCCCGGTCGCCCCTCCTCGCGGCATCGACCCTGCCGTGGTCCGGGGTATCGATACGCAGGTCGGTCCCGATGTCTCAATCTGGCCGGGTGTCACCCTCGGAGACCGTGTACAGATCGGGGCGCGAGTGAGGCTCTACCCAGGCGTCTTTGTCGGAGACGACACCACCATCGGGGACGATACGCTGCTCTATCCCAACGTCGTCGTCAGGGAAGGCTGCACCATCGGCGCGAGGGTCATCGTTCACAGCGGCACGGTCATCGGAAGCGACGGATTCGGCTATGTGCAGGATCAAGGACGGCACTATAAAATTCCTCAGCTCGGCGGGGTCATGATCGAGGATGACGTCGAACTCGGAGCCAATGTTGCGGTTGATCGAGCCACACTTGGCCAAACGGTGATCAAGCAAGGCACGAAGGTCGATAACCTGGTCCAGATCGCCCATAACGTGACGATCGGCGCCCATTCAATCCTCGTCTCACAGGTCGGGATTGCCGGCAGTACTCGTGTGGGACATCATGTCATGATCGGCGGACAGGCAGGAGTGGCTGATCACATCGTCATCGGTGATCAAGTCATGGTCGCCGCTCGTGCAGGCGTGAACCGCAACCTCGAACCGAATCAAATCGTCTCCGGGGCTCCCGTCATGCCGCATGAAGTGTGGGTCAAAGCCCAAGCCGTGATTCCACGGCTTCCTGAACTCCGACAGGCGGTTCGCACATTGGAAGAAAAGATGAAGCAGATAGAGGCCCGAGGCAAGGCGCCTCGAACCTCGAAGCCGAAACCCAAGAAGCGAACCAGATAA
- the fabF gene encoding beta-ketoacyl-ACP synthase II, translating to MRSRVVVTGLGVVSPIGIGVGEFWKAALAGQSGISAITSFDPFPMDGYRSKVAGQVRNFAVERFLDNAHGDRVDRYAQFALVAAKEALADSGLQMTKENPHRVGVIVGAGMGGMVMGEREITQLYQHQKPHRVHPNFIPTITLNSASGIIAMAHGAKGPNLTISTACSSSAHALGQALHCIREGRADVVIVVGADASITPLVFAGFCSLRALSSKFNDQPDKASRPFDRLRDGFVMGEGAGSLILESAAHAKKRKARVYAEIAGYAATSEAYHMVIPREDGLEVANTMKLALADAGITPGQVDYINAHATSTSIGDAVEAKAIRQLFKSRADKIAISATKSLIGHTLGAAGAIGGIASVLALHTGQIHPTANYDDPDPACALAGLSRSAQERRVKVAMLNAFGFGSNNAAVVLKQATT from the coding sequence ATGCGCTCGCGAGTTGTCGTCACAGGGTTAGGTGTCGTTTCTCCGATCGGTATCGGGGTCGGTGAGTTTTGGAAGGCTGCCCTCGCCGGCCAATCCGGGATCTCAGCGATTACGTCGTTCGACCCCTTTCCCATGGATGGCTATCGCTCGAAGGTCGCAGGTCAGGTGCGCAACTTCGCCGTCGAACGATTTCTCGACAACGCCCATGGCGATCGGGTCGATCGGTACGCCCAGTTTGCCCTTGTGGCGGCAAAAGAAGCACTGGCCGACTCAGGTCTCCAGATGACCAAAGAAAATCCTCACCGCGTCGGCGTGATCGTGGGAGCCGGTATGGGTGGGATGGTAATGGGCGAACGTGAAATCACGCAACTCTACCAGCACCAGAAGCCCCATCGCGTCCATCCAAACTTCATTCCCACCATCACTCTCAACTCTGCCTCCGGCATTATCGCGATGGCCCATGGCGCCAAAGGCCCGAATCTGACGATTTCCACGGCCTGCTCTTCCAGCGCCCATGCCCTGGGACAAGCACTTCACTGTATCCGCGAGGGCCGGGCCGATGTCGTGATTGTCGTCGGGGCCGATGCCAGCATCACCCCGCTTGTCTTCGCAGGTTTCTGCTCCCTGCGTGCCCTCTCGTCTAAGTTCAACGATCAACCGGACAAGGCCTCTCGGCCGTTCGATCGGTTGCGCGACGGCTTCGTCATGGGTGAAGGCGCCGGCTCGCTGATCTTGGAATCGGCCGCACATGCCAAGAAGCGCAAAGCGAGAGTCTATGCTGAAATTGCGGGCTATGCCGCTACCAGCGAGGCCTATCACATGGTCATCCCTCGTGAAGACGGCCTGGAAGTGGCCAATACGATGAAACTGGCTCTCGCGGATGCCGGCATCACCCCTGGGCAGGTGGATTACATCAATGCGCATGCCACGTCGACGTCAATCGGCGACGCCGTCGAAGCCAAGGCGATCAGGCAACTGTTTAAATCGCGCGCGGATAAAATCGCGATCAGCGCCACCAAGTCCCTGATCGGCCATACCCTCGGCGCCGCCGGTGCCATCGGAGGCATCGCCTCGGTATTGGCCCTCCACACAGGCCAGATTCATCCAACCGCCAACTATGACGACCCGGATCCAGCCTGTGCCCTAGCAGGGCTGTCCCGCTCGGCACAAGAACGTCGTGTGAAAGTCGCCATGCTGAACGCTTTTGGATTTGGCAGCAACAATGCCGCTGTGGTATTGAAGCAGGCAACCACCTAA